The Erigeron canadensis isolate Cc75 chromosome 4, C_canadensis_v1, whole genome shotgun sequence genome window below encodes:
- the LOC122596693 gene encoding putative uncharacterized protein DDB_G0290989 has protein sequence MEVQVLSPSPAVDFNYDSTSTSPYATAPSSPQSSIPFTWEEKPGIPKQDNNNNYNYLADEDESSVDTEFAFGYLERHSISAADELFDGGKIKPLKPPPRLHFSNTNNDSPVSPKSPKLRFKELSLSPRNKKNDFDPFSEALKQTQNDHIHTLQKRGREKTVETTKRRNTKVSRSLSPLNYYSRKNNNNNTTTMEQTSSSSSPTWYNKWNLKNLLLFRSASEGSVTSARKQGDSKKYTLLKKNNNNNNDQTTSFSFRSTDSSGSSSVQVSADNDDFSTTNEGTKNKKTSTGSTNLSYKSAGLMGCLRFNQNAGSVHEISRGINSVMKG, from the coding sequence ATGGAAGTACAAGTACTCTCGCCTTCACCGGCCGTCGACTTTAACTACGACAGCACGTCAACCTCTCCGTACGCCACCGCACCATCAAGCCCCCAGTCTAGCATCCCATTCACTTGGGAAGAAAAACCAGGCATTCCAAaacaagataataataataattataattatcttgCTGACGAAGACGAATCATCAGTTGACACTGAATTCGCCTTCGGGTACTTGGAACGCCATTCGATATCCGCCGCCGACGAGTTATTCGACGGCGGTAAAATCAAACCactaaaacctcccccacgtttACATTTCTCAAATACTAACAACGACTCACCCGTGTCCCCAAAATCGCCAAAATTGCGTTTTAAAGAACTTTCTTTATCtccaagaaataaaaaaaacgatTTTGACCCTTTCTCAGAAGcattaaaacaaacacaaaatgaTCATATTCATACACTACAAAAACGTGGGCGAGAAAAAACGGTTGAAACGACGAAAAGGCGAAATACGAAAGTATCGCGATCTTTATCACCGTTAAATTATTATTCtagaaaaaacaacaacaataacacaACAACAATGGAACAGacgtcatcatcatcgtcacCAACGTGGTACAATAAATGGAATTTAAAGAACTTGTTATTGTTTCGAAGTGCGTCGGAAGGAAGTGTGACGTCAGCAAGAAAGCAGGGGGATTCTAAAAAATACACATTGttgaaaaagaataataataataataatgatcaaACCACATCGTTTAGTTTTAGAAGTACGGATAGTAGTGGTTCTTCTTCGGTTCAAGTTTCCGCAGATAATGACGATTTTAGTACGACGAATGAGGGGACGAAAAATAAGAAGACGAGTACTGGTAGTACTAATTTGTCTTATAAATCTGCAGGGTTAATGGGTTGTTTAAGGTTCAATCAAAATGCAGGGAGTGTTCATGAGATCTCACGAGGTATTAATTCTGTTATGAAAGGATGA